The sequence below is a genomic window from Candidatus Poribacteria bacterium.
GACCCATTGGGCTAACCCGTCCCCTTCGCGCTCTTGAAGCAGCGGGGTTTGTTCCTGATGTGATTGACATTGCTGTGGAACCGTTGGACCTTGAAAAGGTTGCGCGTGCACGTTTCATCGGGATCTCTGTGCCGATGCATACGGCACTGCGACTCGGCGTTCATCTCTTGCCCCGTATCCGAGAAGTCAATCCAGATGTCATTATCTGCATGTACGGACTTTACGCTAAACTCAATGCAGACTACCTGCTTTCGCACGGCGTGGATTTTTGTATCCGTGGTGAAGCATCAACACAACTTATTGCGCTGATGCAATCTTTTGTTGATGGGAAAGGGACTGAAACACAGGAAGTCGGTTTCCCGATTGCGGAACTGCCGTCCCTGGAGATGTACGCGCAATTTGAAAATAACGGCGAGGTGCGAACGGTCGGGTATACAGAAACAACGCACGGATGCAAGCATCTCTGCACACACTGCCCGATACCTCCGGTTTATGAAGGTAGGTTTTTTGCTGTACAACGCGACACGGTGCTCGCTGAGATACGCGAACAGGTGGTAGAAGGGGCTGCGCATATTACATTCGGGGACCCGGATTTTCTCAACGGTCCGACGCACGGACTCCGCATTCTCCGCGCAATACACGAAGCTTTTCCGAGTCTTACCTTCGATTTTACAACCAAGATTGAACACATTCTGAAAAATAGAGCACTGTTTCCAGAATTCGCACAACTTGGATGCCGGTTTATTATCTCTGCTGTGGAATCGCTTAGCGAACAGGTGTTGACAATTTTGGAGAAGCAGCATACACGCGCCGATGTAGCGGAAGCGATTGACATCGTTCACGGAGCCGGGATCGCGCTACGTCCGACATGGGTGCCGTTCACGCCGTGGACTGCCTTAGACGACTATCTTGAAATCCTCCAATTTGTTGATACGCACCGTCTTGTTTATCACGTGGACCCGGTACAGTATGCCGTTCGGTTGCTAATTCCACCAGGTTCATATCTACTCAACCGTTCCGAGACGCAAAAACTTTCACTCGAACTTGATGAAGCCGCCTTCAGTTACGTGTGGGCACACCCGGATCCGCGAATGGATGAGCTTCATAAGACTGTCAATGCCCTCGTTGAAAACGACGCGCGCGCCGGTGTAGATGCCCTTGACACCTTTTATCGGATATGGACACTCGCTGCCGATATGCAGGGTAGTCGGGACGTTCCGTCGTGCCATAATCAGCATCAATCCGCGCCTCGGATCACTGAAGCGTGGTTCTGCTGAGCAGAACCCACCGAAGGGCAGTTTGCTCCGATTCACATTTAGCATTCATCTTATAAAGGAAAAAAATGTCAGATCAAATCCAGCAGCTCCTCAATTTGGAAACTGCGCCTGTTGCGATAACATTCCACGAAACACGCCCTGATAATGTTCCACAAACCGAGAAAGTTGAAGCCTCCGGCTGCACCTATTGGCGACGCGCCGCAGAAGGCAGAACCTTCTATACCGAAGCATCCGACCACTACAATTGTCCAATCGGATGTTATACCCACAACGTTGAACTCCCACCCACACAAGCCGAAGAACTTCAAAACACCCTCGGACTGATGGGCGAACTCGGCTACATTTCTATGGAGGAGGTCCCCGGTATTCCGCGACGCGAAGACCCTTTCCAGAGTGCGGTCTATGCCCCGTTAGCAGATGCATCTGGCACACCGGATGTCGTTATTATCTCTGGGACACCGAGACAGATGATGCTCTTAGCGGAAGCCGCGACTGCTGCGGGTATCGGCACTGAAAACGGGGTCATGGGCAGACCGACCTGTGCTGTGATTCCTGCTGTGCTACAATCGGGTCGAGGTGCAAGTAGTTTAGGGTGTATCGGCAACCGCGTCTATACCGCACTTTCTGACGATGATTTCTACTTCGCTTTTCCGGGCAAATACATTGATGTACTCGTTGAGAAATTGGAGACGATTGTGAATGCGAATCAGGCGTTAGAGGAATATCATCAACAACGCCAAGCGGATTTTTAAACTTACCTTGCGGTGAAATGACGTGGACTGGGTATTGAACAGTTTCTGCCAAAGAGTTGAAGAAACATCCAAGCAAAAACCCTTCCACTTCGTTTCAGGCTTAGATTTTGTTGCTAATTTAATGCGGGGATACGAACGTCATGCAAGATGTTGCTGTTATTACGGGTGCAGCGAGCGGCATTGGGAGAGGATTGGCGGAACGGTTTGCTGCGGAAGGTATGAAAGTCGTTCTCGCCGATGTTGAGACGGAACCGTTAGCCGAACTTGCGTCGGATTTAAGGACTAAAGGTGCGACGGTTCTCACTGTCAAAACGGATGTCTCAAATCCCGATGATGTCGAAAATCTTGCTGTGCAGACACTGGACACTTTCGGTGCGGTGCATATCCTTTGCAACAATGCGGGTGTTGTCTGTAGCCGTCCTGTCTGGGAGCATACGCTCGCCGACTGGGAATGGGTGTTGGGCGTTAACCTATGGGGCGTAATTCACGGCATCCGGTCGTTTGTGCCGCGCATGCTTGAACAAGGGGACGAGTGTCATATTGTGAACACTGCCTCTATCTTGGGTTTGGTGGGAGGCAGTGGCGAAGGCATCTACAAGGTGAGTAAACACGGGGTCGTCGTACTTTCGGAGACCCTTGCTGATGAGTTGGCACAGGAAGGCGCGAATATTCAAGTACATGTGTTGTGTCCCGGATGGGTTCGCACAGGGATTTTGGAATCTGCTCGGAACCGACCGGACACATTGCAAAATCCAGTGGAGAAATCGCGTGATATAGTGATCGGCGGTTCCCGGAATACCCGCGCCGAGATGGAGGCAGGACTGTCTCCTACAGAGGTGGCGGAACATGTCTATAATGCTATACAGAACGGCGCGTTCTATATTCACACGCATCCTGAACACAAGGCATGGATTCGTGAGCGGATGGCGCGTATTCTTAAATAGTCTCTATTAAGTCAAATCTAGCACACTCCGTGCGACTTCGCCTCTTGCTAATGCCTCGAATGCATCATTTATTCCTTCCAACGGATACGTCCGCGTGACGAGTTCGTCCAGTTTGAGTTGTCCTCCCTTATAGAGCGAAACCAAACGCGGGAAATCTACATGTGGGCGCGCGGTCCCGTACATCGAACCGATGACCATTTTTTCGGGCATCAGCATCCGTGCGTCAAATTCAACAGGCGTGTTCTCTGGTGCGTGTCCGACGAAGACCGTCACGCCTCTACTCCGCGTACAGAGGATCGCTTGCCGGAAGGTTTCGCCAATTAGACCGATTGCCTCAAATGCATAGTGGACCCCGCGCCCATCGGTAATCTCTTTAATCTGTGCTACGGGGTCTACTTCAGCGGCATTAACGGTATGCGTAGCACCGAACTGTCTGCCGAGTTCGAGTTTGTTATCTAACACATCGACAGCGATTATTGGTTCGCCACCAGAGAGCGCAGCACCTTGTATGCAATTGAGTCCGACCCCACCGCATCCAAAAACGGCTACCGAGCTGCCTGGGGTAACTTGTGCGGTGTTGATGGCCGCGCCGACCCCTGTCATCACGCCACATCCAATTAACGCGGCTTGTGCGAATGGCATATCTTTATCAATAGGAACCACAGCGTCTTGGGGGACGAGTGTCTCGGTACCGAAGGTTCCGAGTCCAGACATCTGGTCGATTTCACGTCCACTTGTTTTGATAGCGGGTTTGCCTGAACCGTCAGCGGGGAGCGCGCATAGGTTCGGATACCCTTTCTGGCACATCTCACAAAATCCACAGTTCCGTTTCCATGAGAGAATCACATGGTCGCCGACCTGCACTTGGGTTACATCGTTTCCGATCTCTTCTACGATGCCAGCCCCTTCGTGTCCGAGAATGACGGGTAACTTGACGAAAGGCCACTCGCCCTTAACGACGTGCCAATCGGAATGACAGACACCACTGGCGACCAATCGCACTCGGACTTGGTTTGCACTCGGACGCGGTAAGTCGAATTCTTCAATTTTTAGATGCGTGTCGGTTTCATATAGGACTGCAGCTTTCATGAGGTCCCTCCGAAATTCCCTGTAGGGAATTTATGTTATGCTACTTTAACGAAAAATAGAGATCTTCTTGAAGGAAAGGGATTAAGGCAAACGTTATCGCTTGTGTGTAATTTTGCAATCTGTTTATCGCCCCGTTTGTTAATAATCCGCTGGCACTTTGTTTCTCCTTTGTGTTGGACTCTTGAGCGAGTTCGTCAATGATGTATGCTAATTCGGTACCTGTTAGGAGTTTCTCGACTATCCAGTTGGGCAATTCATACATACCGGTTGTGCCGAAACTTTCTCGGTGTTGTTGATCCAATATGTAGATGGCAGTGAATTGGAAGTATCTGTTATGGAGTTGAAGAACTCCGCCCTCGATACCAACAAAGAAATTAGCATTGAGGTATTGTTCATCGTTGATACGCTTTACCTGTTCAGCTCGGTTCTTGGCACCTGTGAATGTATCTTCGTTAAAGGGTTGGGGGGAAACGCCGGAGTCAGCGGATAATCCATGAACTTCTACGGGTTTAAAAAATTGTGAGAAGCTTTGCCGTGTGCTCTCAATTTTTACGCTATTTTCTGAACCGATTAAAACTTTAGTGGGTGTCATGGTTGTCATTATATCACTTTTGGAAAAAGATTCAAGGTTGATTTTGGCGGCGTTGCAAGCTAAAGCTCGCTATAGAAATAGGATTGACTTCTGACACTCAGAAAGGATATAATAGATGAAACAGACTGCTATGGGAAGCCTGCAAGCTGCCCCTAAGAGGCATAAAAGAGGAGAATAGGTGTGTTTCGCTTGAATTTGAAATTGCGGAGTGTTGTGCTCGTTGGGATCTGTGTTCTTTTTATTTTTGCATGTGGGAGTGGTGTGATCCAGAATTTTGAGGGGATTGAACTTCAATCGGATCCGCGCGTTGACAGGATCGACTTACGGATTTATTTGGTGGATAGAAATGGCACGCCGCTTATATGGAACCAGAGCATTCTCAGTCCGAGTGTTGGGGTAAGTACGATTTCTGAAGCCGATTTTACCACCAATGCTAAAGTCTACTCCATCCGTAATGGTGCAAAGCATCGAAAAGTCTACGATGGCAGACTAATTGACCTTCGTTGGTCACAGGAACTCCATAGACTGGATCGGCTCTTAACGGCGGAGATCCCACGCGTCTTCATTGAGGAGGATCCGGAACGCGATACCCATTTAGGGGTCATAGTGGTTGAAATCGAGACTGAGAAACAGGGTCCGTTCACGGATACCTTAGAGAGAACTGCTATCTATAAGTATTGAACTGGCTGTCAGCCGTCAGCGGTCAGCAGTCAGGGGAATGGTTTCTACCAACAGTCAACAGTCAGCAAGAGACTGGGATGGAAGAGGGGAAGGGTGGAAGAAGGGACTCAACCTTACGGTTTCCTTGCAGCCTTCCAGCCAAACGCCGATGGCTGAAAGCCGATAGCCAATTCAAACGAAAACTTCTTAAACGACAACTGAAAACGAAAAAAATATGCCTATTCACACACAGAACTACCGACATTGGGAAGGCACGCTGAAAACCCAAAGTCATACGCGGTGGTGGATTATTGCGAAGGCAGAGTTGAAACTGCTTGCACAGCGCAAAATCGTCCGATTGATTGTCGCTGTTCCACCCTTAATGTACATCTTTGCCCACGCAGTACTGATCTATATCATTAATCAGGTCCCGGGTGTAGAGTTCGCGTTTATTAAGGTTGATAGCGAATTTTTCCAAAAATTTCTGTTCCGAATCTATCCATTTCCATCGACATTTATCGTCGCCTTGGTTGCTGTTTTCGGAGGTTCGGGATTAATTGCTACGGATCTGAAAAACAACACGCTGTCCCTTTATCTGTCTAAACCGATTTCGTGGATAGATTACTTAATTGGTAAGTTTGCTGCTATTGGTATCTTATTGGCTTGCCTGACGTTGGTCCCTGGGTTGTTATTATTTCTTGAACAGTCGCTATTAGCGGGCACGGCTTTTCTGAAAGATAACTACTGGGTTCCTTTTTCAATCATCGCCTATTCCGTAATTATTATCCTGTCTACGGGGCTGTTAATACTCGTGTTTTCATCGCTGACGACAAATGCGCGTTATGCCATCATCGGTTTCTCCGCCGTGTGGTTTGGCTCAATTGTCCTTTATGAAGTTCTTAAAGAGATGGCACGCACCAGCAAAGTGGCTTTGGTCTCGATTTGGGCGAACTACGACATTCTCGGCACAGCCCTATTTGGCGGTTCACCGGATTATAGCGTACATTGGATTTGGTCACTCTTTATCCAAATCGCGCTGATAGTTTTCTACCTTTTCGTGCTTCGTCGTCGGATTCGTGCCGTTGAAGTGGTCAAATAGTTGTTGGTTTTTGGTTAGATGAGGGTGGTTCATAGAGGTAGCGTCCGCAAACTGACAGTTTGCGGTACAAATCAGTTAAATATCGTTCCTGCCCATTAGCGAAGTCGCGCGCCATTTGCATCCCACATTTCAGTATCTGAATATGCCTGAGGCGGTTTTATGGGAGTTAGTGTCGGTGTCCAATCGGCACGAAATTGCTGGACCAACCGAACTGCGTTCTGATAAGCCACTCTCTCCTTTGTTTCATCATCGAGTTGTGCTGACTCAATTTGTGCTTGTACCAACCGGAAATCGTAATAGGGTAGATCGCTGCCGAACATGATTCTATCGTTCCCAAGATTGTTGATGAGATGTACCAGATCCCAACTTGCGTCTGCACCTTCTGGTTTCTGTGCTACGTCGAACCAGATGTTCTCAGACTTAGCGCACTGTGCTATTGCATCAAGGTGTCCGGCTTTGTTCATGGAGACGTGTCCAATAATAAACGTTACCGATGGGAATCGCTTTGCGTAAGCGGCGATGTTCTGGGTGGAACCTGCCTGATGGAGCAGGCACAGCCCGTTGTGCATTGCCACGACTTCAAGGAATCCGTGGAGCTCACCGCTGAGTGAATGTCCCGACAACCCTGGATGACACATAAAACCGACTAAATCGTCGTCCCGTATCGCTCGTTCTAATTCGTCAACGCCGGCTTGTTCGTGTCGGACTTCCGCGATTCCGAGTCCAATCGGAAAGCGTTCAGGATATAATTTACATGCGTTGGCGATTGTTTCGTGTTGTGTACGTGTGTCCAATACACCGCGT
It includes:
- a CDS encoding CUAEP/CCAEP-tail radical SAM protein, with amino-acid sequence MRRETLTPSAMHAPGAVLLISCYELGHRPIGLTRPLRALEAAGFVPDVIDIAVEPLDLEKVARARFIGISVPMHTALRLGVHLLPRIREVNPDVIICMYGLYAKLNADYLLSHGVDFCIRGEASTQLIALMQSFVDGKGTETQEVGFPIAELPSLEMYAQFENNGEVRTVGYTETTHGCKHLCTHCPIPPVYEGRFFAVQRDTVLAEIREQVVEGAAHITFGDPDFLNGPTHGLRILRAIHEAFPSLTFDFTTKIEHILKNRALFPEFAQLGCRFIISAVESLSEQVLTILEKQHTRADVAEAIDIVHGAGIALRPTWVPFTPWTALDDYLEILQFVDTHRLVYHVDPVQYAVRLLIPPGSYLLNRSETQKLSLELDEAAFSYVWAHPDPRMDELHKTVNALVENDARAGVDALDTFYRIWTLAADMQGSRDVPSCHNQHQSAPRITEAWFC
- a CDS encoding Zn-dependent alcohol dehydrogenase, encoding MKAAVLYETDTHLKIEEFDLPRPSANQVRVRLVASGVCHSDWHVVKGEWPFVKLPVILGHEGAGIVEEIGNDVTQVQVGDHVILSWKRNCGFCEMCQKGYPNLCALPADGSGKPAIKTSGREIDQMSGLGTFGTETLVPQDAVVPIDKDMPFAQAALIGCGVMTGVGAAINTAQVTPGSSVAVFGCGGVGLNCIQGAALSGGEPIIAVDVLDNKLELGRQFGATHTVNAAEVDPVAQIKEITDGRGVHYAFEAIGLIGETFRQAILCTRSRGVTVFVGHAPENTPVEFDARMLMPEKMVIGSMYGTARPHVDFPRLVSLYKGGQLKLDELVTRTYPLEGINDAFEALARGEVARSVLDLT
- a CDS encoding SDR family NAD(P)-dependent oxidoreductase — encoded protein: MQDVAVITGAASGIGRGLAERFAAEGMKVVLADVETEPLAELASDLRTKGATVLTVKTDVSNPDDVENLAVQTLDTFGAVHILCNNAGVVCSRPVWEHTLADWEWVLGVNLWGVIHGIRSFVPRMLEQGDECHIVNTASILGLVGGSGEGIYKVSKHGVVVLSETLADELAQEGANIQVHVLCPGWVRTGILESARNRPDTLQNPVEKSRDIVIGGSRNTRAEMEAGLSPTEVAEHVYNAIQNGAFYIHTHPEHKAWIRERMARILK
- the yjjX gene encoding inosine/xanthosine triphosphatase — translated: MTTMTPTKVLIGSENSVKIESTRQSFSQFFKPVEVHGLSADSGVSPQPFNEDTFTGAKNRAEQVKRINDEQYLNANFFVGIEGGVLQLHNRYFQFTAIYILDQQHRESFGTTGMYELPNWIVEKLLTGTELAYIIDELAQESNTKEKQSASGLLTNGAINRLQNYTQAITFALIPFLQEDLYFSLK
- a CDS encoding DUF169 domain-containing protein; the encoded protein is MSDQIQQLLNLETAPVAITFHETRPDNVPQTEKVEASGCTYWRRAAEGRTFYTEASDHYNCPIGCYTHNVELPPTQAEELQNTLGLMGELGYISMEEVPGIPRREDPFQSAVYAPLADASGTPDVVIISGTPRQMMLLAEAATAAGIGTENGVMGRPTCAVIPAVLQSGRGASSLGCIGNRVYTALSDDDFYFAFPGKYIDVLVEKLETIVNANQALEEYHQQRQADF
- a CDS encoding amidohydrolase family protein, translated to MRPYFDVHCHIGMTVSRAPVVGQSTGKCLARMASAGVIGAIPCPTAGSPQARGVLDTRTQHETIANACKLYPERFPIGLGIAEVRHEQAGVDELERAIRDDDLVGFMCHPGLSGHSLSGELHGFLEVVAMHNGLCLLHQAGSTQNIAAYAKRFPSVTFIIGHVSMNKAGHLDAIAQCAKSENIWFDVAQKPEGADASWDLVHLINNLGNDRIMFGSDLPYYDFRLVQAQIESAQLDDETKERVAYQNAVRLVQQFRADWTPTLTPIKPPQAYSDTEMWDANGARLR
- a CDS encoding ABC transporter permease subunit, with amino-acid sequence MPIHTQNYRHWEGTLKTQSHTRWWIIAKAELKLLAQRKIVRLIVAVPPLMYIFAHAVLIYIINQVPGVEFAFIKVDSEFFQKFLFRIYPFPSTFIVALVAVFGGSGLIATDLKNNTLSLYLSKPISWIDYLIGKFAAIGILLACLTLVPGLLLFLEQSLLAGTAFLKDNYWVPFSIIAYSVIIILSTGLLILVFSSLTTNARYAIIGFSAVWFGSIVLYEVLKEMARTSKVALVSIWANYDILGTALFGGSPDYSVHWIWSLFIQIALIVFYLFVLRRRIRAVEVVK